The Ananas comosus cultivar F153 linkage group 20, ASM154086v1, whole genome shotgun sequence region TGGATGGGGTCGTCACTGATTTCGTTGCCACGGCAAGAAGATACAAAAGTATGTTTCCGCTTTTTCCTTCCCCATTCTCATCTTCAAAAATAAATCACTCAAGTGCTTCGGACTAGGATGCCCTTACATTTCATCAGATGAAAATCAAATAATCgcaggaaaaaagagaaatagaaaatGTCAGCGGATTTTGATTCTTGAAAGTTGGTAGTATAGTTGAAACTGCAAAAGAAAATATGAAGTTGCAATACATGATAAAAAAGATTAGCTTATTCacctttctcattttctttgtCCGGGTCGCGATATGAGTGTAGTTCATGAGTCTCGATTAGTCgatttatattgtttcttaAATCTTATTGTAACTCTCTGGTCCTATGCTTGTGCAGGGAATCTTTGTATGAACATGGGGAACAGCATGCCGAGCTACATGAGTCCGGTCCAGCCCGGCGGGCTCTTCCAGCTTACCGCTCCAGCCCAGCCGCCAGCCCTGCCCCCGATGCCCATCCTGACAGACTCCGATGTCGTGGAGCCGCCTCTCCCTAATGCCACACTGGTCCCCGCGCCCAGCTCGCAGCCTGCCGGCGCCGTGCGTGCTGCCACTGCCACATCGATATTCATGCTGATCGCAGCAGCGATCTGCGCGGCTCTGCTCCTAGTTTGAGACTCTGGGGGACTGCTTGCTGTTACCTTTTGTAATTTCTGGcgatttctttttccttttggtgGTGTTACTGTTATTATTTTTGGGCTTGTGggatttggtcattttgttaattttatccTAGTGGGAGAAAGAGAGGGATCTTTTTCTGTAACATTTGAAGAGTAAATGTGGGAAATAGGTACATCAGTTTACACTGATGATTGATGGGTGAGTGAGTTGGGGCTTGGTTACTTCATTACGTGATTTGATTGCACGAAATTGACTGGCAAATCTGGCGAACTAACTTGATTCAGGCTTCAGATGGTGATGAACAATACTGATACCCTGAATTTCTATAATCGTTTCGCTGCAGCGAAAAGTAGAAACTTTAAAATGAAGCAATTGTTCTTGAAACCCAACAACTActtaacattttcttttttttatgttaaGTGTGCTTTGCGCACAGGCGATTCTATTGATACACTACTAAATGTATGGTGAGTTGTTGCACTCGGATGATATTGCGAAGTAACTCCTAAGTTTTTTCATCTTTCATAATTACGTTTCAAAATTATCAGGTTCAGTTACCATTCAATATAATAACAATTTCATTTCAGTTTACCTGAGTTAAAACTCCGATATGTTATAGCAAAAGTTTAGGGACTACGATGATCGAGCGAAAAGATTAGGGACTAAAGAGTTGTTGAAAACAGATCAGGGACTAAATTGCAATTGTGTGCTCAAAAAGCAGATCTTTTTCCCGGTGTGGTTGCTATATCGAGAATTGGTCGGTGAATGGCTACTGCGAGGGTTTTCGCTTCGCCCAGTAGCGCTTCTCCGCCGCAGCAGCAGaggcagaagcagaagcagaagcagaagcaggggGGGAAGTGCGTTGGAGAAGCAGTATACGTGGCGGCGGTACCCCTGCGAGCGCCGAAGGGTCCCGCCCAGATGCTCTTCTCCGCCGCATACTCTTTGGGCTTTTGGGATCTCCACCACTTCATGGTCATCATCAAACCCCTCCATTCTCAATCCCAGGTAACCCCCCTCAAATCCTCAAATCATTCTTTTTGCTTACTTTTTGATTCATTTGGTCGAATGGGTTGTCATTTGGACTCGTAATTGGTAGCTAATCTATGGATTTTTTGGGCCGTCTTACTTTGCCCCGCAACTGTTCGATAAATTGCGTGAATGAGAAATTTGAAACTTGCCGCATAATTTGAACCCAACGCGAATATAAATAGTTCTCGTTTTGGTTCCAAATAGATGACATGACCCTTCTCGGCATTGAATACTCccaaaaatctgatttttgaTGCCCACTTTAAAGAGTTCTTTGAGCCTTACATTCATTTTTGATGGAATTGTAACATTTCTAGTCCAGTAGAATCATTAATAAGAGTGTACTTGTATTGGGTGCGTGACTATGTACCATTGGAAAGCATTctctgaacttttttttttttaaagatttgcAGAAATACTTAACTAGTTATCTATTATCCATGTCATATCCTCAGTTTCTCAGAAaagttgttctttttttttgtgtgtgcaaTAATACACCCTGTGGATATGCGAAATTGTGTAAATTCATTGGGAAGTTGCTATTTACACATACACCTTGAAAATCTTTTATGATTAGATGTGGTCCTTTGTTGGCGTCTTCACAACTCAAATTGCAAAGTAATGATCAAAtggacttttattttttatttttatttttccttctcttcctgcAGGCATATGTTTTTGATTTTCAACCGCAAGATCCGGAGGATGTGTTTGCAGCTATTTCGGTGCCTTTGCAGAGGCCAATACCTGGTAGTTTTTCCCTCCATTTAGCAACCGATGTTTCTCTCTATTTTCAGTGATTTCTACTTTTAACTTAAGttattcataattctttacaatCTTATAGAATTCTCTGGCATATTGATTTTTTGCAATTTCTACGCATTTCTTTTCATCTGGAATCCTTAGTTTTAGTAGTTGATAATTATTGTAATATCCAATGGTAACATATGTCTCAAACAATGCGCAACGATGTAACTTTCTTTTTTATGCTTCTTGAGGAATGCACAAATGGAATATATATACCATTTTACAGGCCATGTTCTCTCTCTAGCCTGAACACGACAGCACTAGATATCGAGACCGTTTTGGTGGATTCAAACCACCCGGGCTCAACCTAAATTTTAACAGAAATAGGAAATTAGACAAATACTTGTATGGTTTTGCATCCCCTTGGGCCTCGGCTGATGTAATTAAATTACGAAATAGTACTCTACAAAATGGTGAAAAATTAAACCAGTAATGGAAAGTGATGATGATAGTGTTAACCAGTTGGAGACCGCCATTGTATCAGATCCTAATTCTCTGCACTGAAATATGTTTATTAATAAGTATCTTAAATGAAAAAATGGATCATCTTGGTGTACTTTAACAGTTTCTTTTTGCAAAACTGTTTTCATTGCTCTTGCAAACAAAATATAGCTTGATTCATATGACAATTAATTTTCACTCTTAATAAAAAAGAACTCCAACTAAATGGCATGATTGGTTTTCTTCACACAGACATTTATGCTTGATTCTTTTCTGTAGGAGTCATTCTAAAGAGGAAGCTGCAAAGGGTGCCTAAAAGTAGGTGCTGGTTCGTTGGGTTTTCCGATAGTAATGCTGTTGACAAGGCCAACAAATTCAGCGAAAAGTGGCCGAGTGATCTGATTGTTGGTAAACATGATTGTCGCCATTACAccaatggtaaaaaaaaaaaaactggtctTTTATGCTACTCAGTGTAACCTTCAAATTACCAGCTCCTATTTGGTTTCACTTCTAAATTAGCTTTTCTGTGTTGAAAATCAGCAACCAGGTGTTTGCTAGAGAAATGTTTGGAGCTTTCATTTAGGCGGGAAGCTCGAATTTGAAGCTTCTGATATATATTCTTCAAGCTGTTGGGAAGAATGTCAGAGGAAAGAGTCATTAGTACTCTTTTAAACAGTTTTGCTCAACAGCACTTTACAAGAGTTCTTAACCGGCCTAATAAACGAGTTGACATGGTATGATTCTAGAGGCGTATATATTAACTTACAAAATTCTTACCATTTCTGTAGGATTGGTCGAATGCTTAACCGGAGAACAATGTGTCTTGGAGTCT contains the following coding sequences:
- the LOC109725621 gene encoding uncharacterized protein LOC109725621 isoform X1, which gives rise to MATARVFASPSSASPPQQQRQKQKQKQKQGGKCVGEAVYVAAVPLRAPKGPAQMLFSAAYSLGFWDLHHFMVIIKPLHSQSQAYVFDFQPQDPEDVFAAISVPLQRPIPGVILKRKLQRVPKSRCWFVGFSDSNAVDKANKFSEKWPSDLIVGKHDCRHYTNGLVECLTGEQCVLESLQATTSL
- the LOC109725621 gene encoding uncharacterized protein LOC109725621 isoform X2 produces the protein MATARVFASPSSASPPQQQRQKQKQKQKQGGKCVGEAVYVAAVPLRAPKGPAQMLFSAAYSLGFWDLHHFMVIIKPLHSQSQAYVFDFQPQDPEDVFAAISVPLQRPIPGVILKRKLQRVPKSRCWFVGFSDSNAVDKANKFSEKWPSDLIVGKHDCRHYTNATRCLLEKCLELSFRREARI